From one Candidatus Poribacteria bacterium genomic stretch:
- a CDS encoding type II toxin-antitoxin system VapC family toxin — MSRKFVADAWAILALLQGEEPAASQFKRILERAERGDLDLYISVINLGEVYYRIGRVKGEEEARETLGEIRSLPMTVLPATWEFVFAAAALKMRYPISYADAFAAAAAEELNAVLVTGDPELERLKGRIEIEKLERR; from the coding sequence GTGAGCAGGAAATTTGTGGCTGACGCCTGGGCGATCTTGGCGTTGCTTCAAGGCGAAGAGCCCGCAGCCTCCCAGTTTAAGCGGATACTAGAGAGAGCTGAGAGAGGAGATCTCGATCTATACATCTCCGTTATCAACCTTGGCGAAGTCTATTACCGTATCGGCAGGGTCAAAGGCGAGGAGGAGGCGAGAGAAACGCTGGGGGAGATCCGTAGCTTACCTATGACCGTTCTCCCCGCCACATGGGAGTTTGTATTCGCTGCCGCTGCATTAAAGATGCGTTACCCTATCTCCTATGCGGACGCCTTCGCTGCCGCGGCAGCGGAGGAGCTAAACGCTGTTCTAGTTACAGGAGATCCTGAGCTGGAAAGGCTTAAGGGACGAATTGAAATTGAGAAGCTGGAACGTCGGTAA
- a CDS encoding AbrB/MazE/SpoVT family DNA-binding domain-containing protein — MLARLSSKGQLVIPKAIREAMKLHKGTLFRVQIAEGKLILEPVTSSPIDALYGRYSGVDLLYDLEEEHRREVMCEQEICG; from the coding sequence TTGCTGGCAAGGCTCTCTTCTAAAGGGCAGTTGGTCATCCCAAAGGCGATAAGAGAGGCGATGAAATTACACAAGGGAACACTGTTTCGCGTGCAGATCGCCGAGGGAAAACTCATCCTCGAACCGGTTACCTCTTCTCCGATCGATGCGCTGTATGGCAGATATTCCGGCGTAGATCTGCTGTATGATCTTGAGGAGGAACATAGACGGGAGGTGATGTGTGAGCAGGAAATTTGTGGCTGA